The window GAAGAAGGCGAGAAAAGACAGATGGTACTGGAACGACAGCCTCAAGCGGAAGCGTCCCAGGGCAATCGAGGAGGGGCGCGAATGGAAACCCGCGGTGGCCTACTGTAGATACGCCGACGACTTCCTGATAGCCGTCAAGGGAACACGAGCGCAGGCGGAGGAGATACGCCAAGAGAGCAAGGAACACCTGCACAACAACCTCCGACTGGTCCTGAACATGGAAAAGACCCGCATAACCCACGTCAACGACGGATTCGTCTTTCTCGGACACCGCATCATCAGAAAGCGGGGAAAGAAGGGGACGATGAGAGTCACCGACGGAATCCCCCGCGAGAAAGTCTCCGGCTTCATATACCGCATCAAGAAGCATCTAGACGAGAACCATCACATGAGCGGCGCGGAGATGATCAAAAGCCTGAACCTCAAGATTGAAGGCTGGGGAAGATTCTACCAGTACGCGGACCAGAAATCCTGGGCGTTCGATAAAGTGGACAGAGCGGTATTCTGGAAGATGGCGCACTGGTTGGGGAATAAGTACAGAAGCCCTATAAAGCCCTTGGTGAAGAAGTGGGTGAAGCACCCAGAAGAGGGCAAGGCCAAGACATGGGTGATGTACGACAGGACGAGCGACGGAAAACCGCGACGCGCAGCCCTCTCCCGGCTTGTAGGGAGAGGCGGCAAGCAGTACCGATGGAAACAGCAGCAGGGCAACCCTTACATGGCGGAGCCGGAGGAAAGAACCCGAGCGCCGAGGTCTCGCTACGACGAGGTCGCGATGGCTGTCAGTCAACGTTGAGTGGAGAGCCGTATGCGCTGAGAGGCGCACGTACGGTTCGGAGGG of the Synergistaceae bacterium genome contains:
- the ltrA gene encoding group II intron reverse transcriptase/maturase; the encoded protein is MQRKLATWSEEDKARRFYRLLRIVSDPIWLEEAICRTLGARGATTPGIDGMTRAHVENNITELARTIGKELRAGTYEPQPVRRVNIRKSNGKLRPLGIPTLKDRIVQRAMLMAMDPIWESDFHNLSYGFRPCRSVHQAIRTVKLQLQDSHMGEAARWIIEGDLTSYFDTIHHGLLMKAARRRIRDRRFLNLLWKFLKAGHVDKRLFHAAHDGVPQGGVISPLLGNIMLNEFDTYLENRYLSKKARKDRWYWNDSLKRKRPRAIEEGREWKPAVAYCRYADDFLIAVKGTRAQAEEIRQESKEHLHNNLRLVLNMEKTRITHVNDGFVFLGHRIIRKRGKKGTMRVTDGIPREKVSGFIYRIKKHLDENHHMSGAEMIKSLNLKIEGWGRFYQYADQKSWAFDKVDRAVFWKMAHWLGNKYRSPIKPLVKKWVKHPEEGKAKTWVMYDRTSDGKPRRAALSRLVGRGGKQYRWKQQQGNPYMAEPEERTRAPRSRYDEVAMAVSQR